From the Terriglobales bacterium genome, the window CATGGTTCAGACACATCCGGAAGTTCTGGTCGTTCCTCCGGATCCGCCGCAGATGCTGATCAAAGTTGGACAGGTGCGGCAGGTAATCGATTCCGTCTTCTACAAGCCGGTCGAAGCGCGCCACAAAATTGTCATCTTCACGGAATCGTCATTCATGAAAGAGGCCGCGAATTCTCTGCTGAAGGTCCTCGAAGAGCCTCCGGAGTATGCCAGCCTGATTCTGCTTACCACGAATGCTGGAGAGTTGCTGCCGACTATTCGCTCGCGTTGTGTGACTTTCAATTTAGGTGCGCTTCCCGTTTCCGAACTCGAGTCGGCGATTGCCACCTCGCGCAAGGAGCTGAAACCTCCGCAACGAGAGCTGATCGCGCGGCTTTCAAACGGAGCCATGGGGCGTGCTCTCAGTTTCAAGCTCGAGGAGTATGTTGAAGCGCGCAGCCATGCGTTGACAATTCTGCGCAGTGCGGTTGCAGGTAACGATCACAGCGAGCTGTTCAAAGTGACAGAAACTTACCGCGCCGGTGCAGATGGGCGAGAGCAGACCGACCGTCTGCTACGCACGCTCTATGCGCTGCTCGAAGATCTGCTCATGCTAAAGTCCGGCACCCCTGAATTGGTGCGCAACACGGATATTAAGGGAGAGCTAAGCAGAATCTCGCAGTCGGTCGACTTTGAATGGATCGTCAATGCATCTCAGCGTCTGGCCGAGGTAGAACGCGGCATGAGGCGCAACCTGCTGCGGTCACTTTCGCTGGACTCGTTTGCGACTTCGCTGGAGCCTGGATAGAGCCAATTTCACCACGGAGCCACGGAGAGCACGGAGGTTGTTGGGTTGTGTCATTCCGAACCGCGGCAGTATCTCGGTGAGGAATCCCTATAACGTTCGGAAATCTTCAGTGGATTCGTTCGGTGTGCAACATAGCCAAGCGGATAACGTAAATAGCTCGATCGAGAAATTCTGGAAGTTCATAGGGATTCCTCACCGCCAAAACCGGCGGTTCGGAATGACACAACCCAACAACCTCCGTGCTCTCCGTGGCTCCGTGGTGAATCCTGCCGTTTGTGCAAAAAAGCGGCCCCATGTTACTCTGCTAGAGAGACTTAAACGACTCGAAAACTATAGGAGTGTCACCAGCTTCAGTGTTAGCTAGAGAGCGTAAAACAGACGTCATTACCCGGTTCCGCACGCACGATAACGACACCGGTAGCCCCGAGGTCCAGATTGCGGTGCTCAGCGAGCGAATCGGTCAATTGACGGACCATTTTAAGACGCACCAAAAGGATCACGCCTCCCGCCGCGGTCTCCTGATGATGGTCAGCAAGCGTCGTCGCCTGCTCGACTACCTCAAGAACTACGATTCCGAGCGCTACAAGGACGTAATCCACAAACTCGGCATCCGCAAGTAGCAGGACCTGGGGCGGCCCATTCTCGCACCGCCGTTCGTAAATCGAGCGATCTCGACCCGG encodes:
- a CDS encoding DNA polymerase III subunit delta'; its protein translation is MSFQDFRGNVETVTRIREMIARGRFPHAVIIAGPEGAGKYTLAQMIAKALNCLEQPQSEGLPDFCGRCSNCTRIAEADDLDARFAEAVETREGMREADKREARIMVQTHPEVLVVPPDPPQMLIKVGQVRQVIDSVFYKPVEARHKIVIFTESSFMKEAANSLLKVLEEPPEYASLILLTTNAGELLPTIRSRCVTFNLGALPVSELESAIATSRKELKPPQRELIARLSNGAMGRALSFKLEEYVEARSHALTILRSAVAGNDHSELFKVTETYRAGADGREQTDRLLRTLYALLEDLLMLKSGTPELVRNTDIKGELSRISQSVDFEWIVNASQRLAEVERGMRRNLLRSLSLDSFATSLEPG
- the rpsO gene encoding 30S ribosomal protein S15 — translated: MLARERKTDVITRFRTHDNDTGSPEVQIAVLSERIGQLTDHFKTHQKDHASRRGLLMMVSKRRRLLDYLKNYDSERYKDVIHKLGIRK